The Halichondria panicea chromosome 8, odHalPani1.1, whole genome shotgun sequence DNA segment ATGAAAACCGAATGAAAAGTggttttatataattatcagatCATAGATTTAATTTGTAGTGGGtaaaaccatagattgaaaaggaaggggattgaaaacgaaaatgtttgcgtgaaacactccgcgttatagggcgtggctaaaactacaaagggattattttacagtcagcatgctcattacctgtcttggctgccatacaatgtgctgtacatagaaatggtgaaattgatcacttttaatgttgaatattctaaaaagtaaagagaatatagctctaaaaggtcgactaagcaacgcaaccactatcactaaacaaataaatgctataaaagaaggaatagcccttactatgaagtcgtgagaggtcaaggcccgtggtgtgtctaaaagtatactaaagcagtttgaaggactatactgcaaacgtttatgaacagtacagcttatccatggcatgaagccattctatatagcacttagatacataataaccaagtcaagcaatgtcttttgctgtttaggcttcgcagcagggaaagagaaaagttgacatggagtaattcaagctatactcaacaaaaactaaaaacagagtaaagacagcggacttagacaagttagagcttgtcagtggtgtaaacttacttctctagagtaacctcccagcctctgagtgatcgctagtggataggagagctagaaacagttgaaatacaaccagatcaacggtcaaaacaaaaataattgcgagcgcgaaatcataacgcagagtgtttcaaccatttacacagggaggcctggtcgtttccaatccccttccttttcaatctatggtaaaACTTCAGACAATAAATCTTGACAAGGGTTGCCTTGGAAATTATCCCcctctattattattatactttcaTGATTGATTTTGATAATGGTCTCGTCAGAGCCAAACATTTCTATAAAAGGTCACTCAAGCGCTGTGTTTACAAAACACACTTTATAGTACCGAGTTGTGTTTGTTTTCTATATGCTTGTGAATTACCCAATCAAATTCATCGGCTGGTATCATAGCAACGCTGGCAACCAGTCTACCACTTAACAATATGATCTAAACTGATCTATTTATAGCGGCCAACTTTAGGCTAGAGAAATGAATAGCCTTTTAGTGAGATATACTCTACCATGGCAACATTGGGTAATAGAAGCAGACActatatactataaaaggCGTGCTTGCATGCTATCAGGTAGCCTTCAAATTAATTCAATTTTGTAAAGAATGTGACGAAAGCATTTAGGCTCAAATATAGTACGAGATTATTTCAGGCTTCATTAGCTTGAAAACACTACACATACCAGTACCACCTCCTAATGCAACTAACCACCTCATAATGCACACAGCTAGCAACCTAACTTGAAGCTTCTAATGAGTGCACGCAGCTAGCAACCTAACTTGAAGCTTCTAATGAGTGCACGCAGCTAGCAACCTAACTTGAAGCTTCTAATGAGTGCACGCAGCTAGCAACCTAACTTGAAGCTTCTAATGAGTGCACGCAGCTAGCAACCTAACTTGAAGCTTCTAAGGAGTGCACGTAGCTAGCAACGTAACTTGAAGCTTCTAATGAGTGTACCTCCTAAACAGCTGTAACTATATGCCAATATTGAAACTCGAGTAACTATAGATACTGGATCTCACATTTAGTGGCAGACAAAGCGAAAGCGATTAATGTTCCTAATATTGTATAGTGGTCAGTTACTTTACATTTGAGTGGACGATAATTGGCCAAATATGTTGTGGGCTTTTGTTTCAACAAACTCTGAGCTAATGACACATTTGGCACAGTTGAAGCCAAACACAACAGACTTAAGTTATTGGATATTATGAAAGAACAACTACAGGCTTAAAGGGagacatatataattatatgtatgtaaGGTAGATGAAAGGTCCATACATTAATTGTCAGGGCTAGAGGCAGTGCGTGTAGGAATCTTTAAGTGCTAGGAAGTAAGAAATGAAAGTTATACTGAATCTACAAACACACAACTGTAGTATTGAAAAGGCCCTAGGAACAAACATAGCACAGATGCTTATAGTTGACTCACTGTACATAGTATGTTTACACAGAAGTACAACACTGCTTGTACCACACTGCATACCTGTACAGCGGACCTTTCCTATATACACCGTAGTTCAATATTTACTCTACTGTATACAGGACCATTAACCAGCTGTCAAATGAACTGTTGAAACCCATCGCAAAGGTTCCTACCAAATGGTATGCATCAAAACAACATGCTTTCAAAGAAGTTTATTGTAGCTGCGGTATATGTGTTCCTTCCTATAGGCAGGCATGCCACcatgcaacacacacacacacacacacacacacacacacacacacacacacacacactcacacacacacacacacacacacacacacacactgaaagaaggtacatgtatctagtACAGACGCATCTCATAGCAGCTAGGGTTAAATAACGATCTCTTAAAGGAGAGAGGAGAGATGATAGACACATTCCTATGTAATTaagagctagctagtacaCAAGTTGCAGTGACTTACACTAGCAAAACATTTCTTATACTCTAGAGAGCAGGTAGACACATGCAAGCAAACATGCAGGAACTTACCAGAAACAGGTATAGATACAAGCCTTACCAGGAGAGCAGATATATAGATACAAGCATGCAGGGATTACCGGGGAGCATGCAGATATAGATACAAGACTTACCAGGAGCGTAGGTGGGTGAGGGTGGGTAGTACTGGTTCTGGGAGGGACCAAAGGAGCCggggtacatgtagttgtttCCTGGTGTGGGGGAGGAGAGAGACTATGAAATAAAGCTCACCACAACATATCAAAAGTTTGAGTCATTTCTCAGATTTCCTGTGGATGACTTTAGTGCATGCAGAGGAGTCTATGCTCTGGACCACACACACGCTACATCACATCCTACATAACTATAGTATCCAGGACATCAAGCAAATGAGTGATTGAAATCCAGAATCATGTTGATTGTTAATCATTGGCCAGCTATAGTAGACTAGACTATATTTTGCTGAAATGGTAGAGTAACTTGTGCATCCCCATCACCTAAATTTGGAGCATCTAATTAAGTATGGTACTGTCACCTCACCAAATTAATCGAATTCCAAAGCTTCTACAGTATAATGGTTAATGAGCTCTGAAGCCAGGGGTACACTTGCTAAGGGCCAGTGGTCAACCAAAACACAGCCACAAACATTAGCTTAAAAACCACTCTATGAGGAATTGTTGGCAAGTACCTACGtacttgtacatacatgcCATAACACAGCATAGCTTAGATGAAGCATGCCAAGGAGTAAATGAAGGGCAAAAAACAAGTTATTACCGAATCCATTGCGACCGTTGTTAGTTCTGCCCTTTCCGGTCTGCATAGCCAATGCTTCCTTACTCTGTGCCACCTTTACCTCCACctgtagacacacacacatagggcAGTTAAGGGCAGCACATGTTATAGCTAAAAAGATATAAGTAATATTTATATCACACTTAGCTAGCAATAAGTGTTTTAATGTGTGCACAGAGGATGATAAAATAATGCTTGAGGTTACTAATGCTGAGAGCGTAATACTCACCGAGCCAGCTGTGAAGATCCACCCAACTAACCGAGCATAGTACTCAACCTCCACTAGAGCATTATTGCATCATcaagtgcaccagcattaacaTGGCTAGCTAAGTGTGTTAAAGGTTTTATTGCTGATCACGAAGCTACAAACCCTCTTCAAGCTAGGTTTCAGGCTAGAAAAAGTTACCTAACTTCAAGCTCCACCTTTGAGATGGCTGAATAGTGATGAATTATAAAAAGTGTGCAATATACAACCAGGAGtgtcttcatacactcctgatacAACTTCTTGCGGACTTCACTGTGCAATAAGTTATTTAaagtacagtcacatgactggatTTGGCAATAAAATTAGTTATAATTTATCCTGAGTGCATACCCACAATCCTGTCCAGTAAGTGGTTAGAGTAAGATAGTTACAATATACCACACAAGGTtatcccctccccccccccacacacacacacacacaccaagcaATAAGGTtatccccctccacacacacacacacacattaagcACACACAATAAGGTTTTTGTGTACCTTCTTTCCCTTGATGTCGTGGTATTGAATGCTGCACACTTTCTCAGCTGGCTCTTCAGTTTCAAAGCTTACAAATCCAAAACCTAataaaagcataattataaagactgTGTGTACACACAAGCCTTACAGTGCACTACAATCTCAGTAATGAATACTTTAATTACGAGAAGTACTTCTGAAGACAAACAAAGATTTTTTCCTAAAGTAAGACGTATCATATTACACTAGACACTAGACACTTCTCTCTTTAAACTGTTTCCACATAGATACTTGGTAATGGAGATGATGGAATGTGCAGGTTTCTAGGATCATTAGGTTGACATTTCAACAATGCAATAACCACTACAGAATAGTCATTGGCTTAAATGGACGTAATTTACCAGTCGAGTACACCAGGGTCACTCGGGAATTACACTCACTCTAACAATTAGTATAGTACAGTTAATTGGAAGACAAATCAAAAGtactattatacatgcagctttAAATTGAATTTCCCCCAGAAAAGAATGTCAGAATCTCGGGAatggcagtataattatgagtgaaTTTCTAGCTACTCCATTAAATGCACCCACAGGACTGCATGGCCCCTCCTCCACTCTGTGTTATTCTAGCCACTGAatgatgtatgtacatgcaggcacTAAAACAactactacattgtacataacaAGGAAGggatataataatagcaagGAAGAGATATTGTAATAATAGCAAGGAAGAGATATTGTAATAATAGCAAGGAAGGGATGTTGTAATAGCATTCAGCTATGTGAAACTGTTTGTCAATTGTGTAGTGTACGAAACACGAATGTTTTTGTATGTTATGTTTTTACGGGCTAACCTCGGTGTCTTTGTGTGTTCCTGTCGTACATGAGTTGGTAGTCAGTCACCTGAGAACAATAATAAAACAAGTCGTATGGCTTGATGACAATGAAATACTGCATTTATAAAACACATGAGTcctaccaagagttcattaggaattAGGAATCCTAATAAACTCTTGTTCCTACTACAGTGAAATACGCATATGCTTATAATCAAGGGCTTCTAAAAGGTTCCACAAAAAGTGCTTGTCCCTCCACGAGGTTAAGAGTACAGgaagtggtctcaatagagaggggGGGTTGGTTCTTGGTATGctagtggtctcaatagaagCTCATTTGAATGCATGGATATACCATCAATTCAATACTGAGTGCACCTGGTCTCAATAGCAGCATGCAACCATGCAACCATCAACACATGTATAGCTTGGCTACTTCCCTGTACATAGTGCTTACTTTGCCAAACTGTTCGAAATAGTTTTTAAGATCGTCGTTGACGCTGTCAGAGCTCACACCACCCACAAATATCCTCTTCACCTGCAGTAGACAAACACAGTCACCCAAGTGTTGACAACCACCTCAATGGTACGTGTGTACGTACTCCAACTGAATAGCTATCagaattaacacacagtagaGTGTAACAGCTTCTACtaaaggcacacacacactccttcACATTCAGAACAatcaatacatgtaggtacaacTTCCAACTTGTTCAAAGAATGACAAAAATATTGAACTTAGTGAACTCAAAATATTTGGGGACCACGAAATAACAGGTGCTGTTCAGTGATGAACCAGAGCTACTGAAACTGGGTATCCACACAATCTTGTGGTCAGATCAGCTATCATGAGGGTGTATCAGGAATGTATGGGGTAATTACTCAACAATGTGCCCAATAGTCAGTCTCATCCTGGCACTGCCTACAGATGTTGGTCAGTACTGCAAAGGCCCTAATTCAATCCTAGGTATAATACCTAGTGTAGGTTGTGTGATTGGGCTATGATAACTTTCCTGGGCCAATTACTGTACATGGAATTTACAATGAGTTTCTTTGTAACATATTTCaaaattagctctgcccataTATGGTCATGTTGAACCTGCCTTTCATTCTACCTCACTAACAAGgagctatgaatataattatacaccaaaATTACAATAAGAATTGTCAAGAGCTTGCCCCTTTAATTAAGACACACCCCCACTTCAGTTTGTACTATAATGAATACGGGAAGTACATACCCACACAGGCTACAAATCCATTCAAGGAAATGTTCAAACAATGAATATTTATCTCATACCTTCGTGCCCCATGGATAAAAAAGGGGGCGTGTCGCTAGCAAAATAAGGGAATTCATATCACCCCTAGGGTAGTATGAATTATGCTATTGCGTGAAATACGCTCCACTGGACATGAATTGTCTATAGGAGGTCACTTTAGACACGAGGCTATATAGATTGTAGCATGCAGTCCACCATTGACCTTCAGATACTTACTGCCTATagtatgcacatgcagtacctTGTTACTTGGCTTCTTTTGAGGGACGGCCTCCTTAGGGTCAATCTGTGAGCAAAGGGTTAAAGGCCTTCAGTGAGCAAAGGGTTAACTGTATTATAGCTAGtttgtatattattattaataaccATCCTAACAATCACTTGCATTAACACAACAACGAATGATAAGCTTGCACCTTCAATTTAAATATATCAATCAAGGAAAGAGCACAACAGGAAAATGAATATATAAGAAACCTACCTCTTTATTGTCGATGATGATGGGCTCGGTCTTGTGTGTGTTGAGGACCTTGGCTAGGCAGTCAGGACCATCAAACGTTACAAATCCAAAACCCCTGAAAGTGAAATGATTTGAAAGAGAATGGAGTTTGTTTGTGCTTGCAATATCCCAACAAATACAGCAACACAGTTTTACACAAAGCCTTTCAACAAAGCAAAGCTGAGATGCTACTATGTGGGGTAACAGTATAGTGGATGCAGATTGAATTTTAAGGTACAAATATATACACGTGTATACTCAAATTAAGAAGCTTCTTTGAATAGTTTCATTCAACCCTCTAAAACCACTACATAGTGATCTATTCAACTGCAGGTCCAGTCAATGCCCCTCAAGGgagatacatgtagtacattgTCAAGTTGTTtcaaactattattattattggtcTTTACAAGCTAATACCAGGGAAGCCTAAAGAGAACACGTTGGAAACAATAGACAGCTGAAACGAGGCCACAATAATACGTACAATGCCATCCTAAACTGATAACAGCACAAGTCTAAAAAGGAACTTGCATAGTAGCTTATTGTGAGGGAGGGCTCACCTTGATTTGTGTGGTGGTGCTATTTCCTTCATCACCTTGCACTCGGATATGATACCATACGATTTAAATGCCTCTCTCAGTTTTTCTgcaaaaaataaaataatgtcaGCAACTTTTTTTCTTAGGTACTAAAACCATACAAGCTAGTTTTGAGGTCAGGAATGTCAACAAGCTGGGAACCCGTAGAAACAGACAGGACGAACTGCCTCACCTATCTCAGGAATAAGAAGGTTTCACGTATTCATAAGACTACCATGCTGATACCCTAAACCATatgatagctatagctaccTTCCTCCTGATTGATAATAAGGTATATTCAAACTGCATGTGTTCCTTAGGTAtgggaactataattatatatatatagcattgcTGCATACTTGGAAGCAAACATTCAATATATAATACCTTCATTAACAGAATCAGCCAATCCACCCACAAACAGTTTGCTATATACAGGGGAGGAGGAAGAGAAAACAATTGAGTGAATAGTTGTGGAGAATGTGCAGCGATAATTTAGAATACAAATAGGTGAGATATAGCTAGATTGAATGTGAATCGAAGGTGTCGCAAACACACAAAGCCGTTAAAAATGAGTGCTATTACACATCCACTGCACTATGCATACCACacaactgcacccagtgcaCAGAATAGCCTAAATAAAGTCAATACATCATGCTAATATGGTATGCACATACCTTTGCTGCTTTTCTCCATGCACTGTGCCTTCAACTGGAGATGCAGTGCCATTGCTGCCTCCTTCTTCCAGTTGACTCTCCtctgagctgctctgaggCAATGGTGCAGGATCAATGTTCTGTTGCTTGGGGCACTCTACTTCTGCTGGGACAGGCATTCTCTTCAATGATATGATGTGCAGTGCTATACTAGAAACGATGCAAAATTCAGGACTATTTTTGTGCAATTCAATGTTCTTCTAGAAAATGAGTTGTTCTAGTGCTAATTTTTCTTCTAGTGGAGTTCTAAGTGTTCTATATGACTAACAGAGGCTACGGCTGCAGTACTGCTTTCTAAGGGACAAAATAAGACGTTCTCACTGCTACAGCAAAACCACTACAACTGCATCACCTATAAATAGCCGAGCCCTGTTTTGCGGCGACCGTGGGGGAGTCTCGgaatgctatgaatatcattatgcttTACTGGAAATGAGCACAAATTGACTACAacctaacataattataattaaagaTCACTCAATAGTGTCTCAATAGTGAAATCTGGCCTTGGCCTCAGTTCATGGTCACCATGTGCATAGGGACAGTCGGTGTCTAGTCTTGGACACCCTTGTGGATGGTGATGGTAAAACCAGCATGGTTTTGTCTTTCTAAGTAGAATTGCCTCCGATTTGGAGCGGTTTGGATTTTTTGAGCGTTTGGATGACACAGGTTGATCGAGCTTGGACCAGTTTCGCAAGTGAACTTGTCCACCATACACTGTGGGGAACAGAAAATGAGTTTTACATTTTGGGAGTGGTCATAAATTATTATCAGATTATATCCCAAAACAAGACCTCATACTAGAGCACTTTCAATATTATTCAAtaccacaacacacactgtaGTTGATTGTGCAAGGATGAAAGGGGAGACTAATTTTCCCTAATCATAGAAGGAAACATATGAGTCACTTGAATGGAATGCATGATGTTTCGGCCTGAATACAACACATCTACCAACATTACGTGTCATGCTAGTAATCTATAGAACTTAATGAAAGTGTTATGTTTCCCCTATCATATCAAATAGCAAAGTAACTAGATCATAactacagcacacacacacacacaggaccaTCAACTAATCGGTAAAAAATCTCCCAGATGAACATACTGCCACAGTTTCGATAACCCACTAAGAACTATGTACCGTAAAACCACCACTTAGAGATCAAAGGCTTCTAGGGGGAACCCCCAACCACTAACCTTCAAACACCTGGTGCTCGTTACGTAACAAAGTCTGGAGACCACCAAACTCTCTCTTGAGTCTGCTCAGCACAGCAGCGTCCAATAGGATCACAGCTCTGCTCAGACGGACCTCGCCTGCACGATATATACAGGTGTAAAGAGGTCACCTTACAAATGTGTGCGTGCTTTTTTAGTGATGACAATTACATCAATACTAAGCAAGCTATAGTGGTGTCCCTTGGGAAGGTCAGAATCAAGTCTCTGAATGTCTATAGCAACGCTCTCAGAGGTAGTATTACATAACTAAGTGGACTCATGACAGCTGTTTCTAACATTCAAGGAGTACACGTACCTCCAACATTCCATTGCAGTAGTGACTCCTCCACACGATTCCCTGTAGAGCCTCTTACACTGCACAGACATTTCACCCGCAAATAGTGCTCCGTTTCCAAGAGAGCAGCAGTCAATCTCTTCACAACTAGAGCCCGAATGTCACGGTCCACCAGAGTACAGTTCcgcacatgctcagtagagGAACGAGGCTGAAACCCAGACGCCCATTTAGAGCTCATCTCGATCGTTGGATTTGCAACAGGTTGAGTAGATAAATCTTCTGCACTGGCCACGTTCAGTTCTACCTGGCTGTCTGAAAACTCAGAAGCTGAAATTCGTATACTTTCTGCAGTGGCCACAATGTGCAAGGCTGATGGAGGGGTTGTCTGAAATGGACTGTGTAAAACTGTTGAAAAAGCTTCGTCAATGTCAGCCGCTGAGGTCAGAGGGCTAGTGTTTGTTCTTGAGGGACAACGCTGCTCAAGATAGGCCAGTCTTTTCTTGTCTACCTCGTCTTCGTCAGTTCTGAGGTAGCTCCTACGCCTACCCACCTGACACAcctgtattataattaatgtatatataggcaGTGTGTTGAGACAAGGCCATGGATTTAACACATTCTAACAGTATTTTACTAACAGTATTTTTCATGTATGGGCTGGCTGGCTACACAGTCCTttatacgtacacacacacacacacacacatacacacgcacacatacacacacgcacacacacacacacacgcacacatacacacacgcacacatacacacacgacTGTAGTATTGAGGGTCACATGTATGTAGTTGTTTCAACCATATCAGTCATTGTGGTCTAAGAGCAGTTTCATTGTTTCATTTGCTACTAATACGAAAACAAGCATCGTCAATTAACTACAAGTGTCCCTACAATGCACTCTGGAATAATAGCACTCGACTTTAACATTTCAATAAAGCTGTGAATTTTTTTCGTACATTTGCTTGGCAGCTAAGTACATGTAACGAGCCCATAGCAACGCATACCATAGCCATAGCAACGCGTACCATAAACCCATTGAAGTGGAGAACACTTGTAAGGTGTTCTTATGACATCACACACTGAATGACCTCTTAGACTCCACACTAAAGGGTCAAAGTGTCCGAGTATTTCCATTAATTATTGCAACCTGGTAACAAGGGGCCGGGGATACTCACTCTCTTGCTTGACGGTATTCTCATTGTGTCCTCTTGAACTTTGAACCCCATGTTCTCCCCAATCTCTCGCACATAGTCCAGATAGCTGCGATATTGACTCCTGTCAGAGTCACGCCGACGATACTGTGTATAGATACTGTGTGTAACAGAGCTGGCTtaacactgtgtgtggggggtatgagAGGGGCaaccactgtgtggggggtatgagAGGCACTGGTGTGGGGGGTAACAGAGCTGGCTtaacactgtgtgtgggggtatgaGAGGGGCAAccactgtgtgggggtatGAGAGGCACTGGTGTGGGGAGTAACAGAGCTGGTTTAAcacactgtgtggggggtatgagAAGGGAAACAACTGTGTGGGGGTAATAAAGCTGGCTTAACACTGTGTGGGGGATAATGAGAGGGGCTGCACTGGTTTAACATCAATGAGGGAAATGGTGAGCTCATCATTACAGGGGCAGTCTGAATTAAAGGGGAAGTAGAAAAGGTTTCTGTTACATAGCTGAGGTTACATATACCATGCAtctacatgcagatgataAGGAAGAGTATTTTGCAATGGTAAAGAtttcagtacagtacagtataaagAATCAATACTGACAGTTGCAGAAAAACATGTCAACTACTACCGCAACtattactgtattactagaatgctttgcgagcatcaaacatttgcgaactttgcaatcgagggttgatcaattcgcaacaataaaatcgcaaaacctaaattattaccagtaaatacacacgatccttgttaaaacacaatagttatatcacaaagggtcaaatgttctgctgatttggctcattcgctaGTAAGTAATACAGTGTATCTATGGCATATCTAGACATACAAAATTTCAACCCACTCTTGTCTCAAAGTCGTGTGGACAGCAGGGCAGAACAAAATAGCTAGTGTGGTAAGAAGACCGCCCCGCCATCACTGGAATCCATGGCGTCAGCTCGTCCGAGTGGTTGCCTAGTAACCAGTCAAAGTTAGGGAATAGAGTCTCGTCAGATGGAGTCAAAGTACTCACCTAAAAAATGCAGTTTTTAGATTGTATAATATTAAGCGATTAATTTTCTCACTTCAAGAGTGGCTTTATCTCGAAACATTCTCCATATTTTTCTTGCCCTTAAATCAATTCCCTTGCCTGGATGCTATACAAAAGCGATAAGTTTGTCACAGTGTAATGAGTGCAGTTGGTAGCTAGGCCTCACCCCTTCAGCCGCTAGCAGGTACACAAGGAGCCCGTTCCCACAGCCTAGGTCAACGAAGGACTGTTTGTCTCTCAGACCTAGCTCTTCCCTCTCTACCTCCCACAATACCTGAAGTGGATAAATACAAATAAATACATGTGAATATCAGGTTACAAGTGACTAAAGCTGGCTACTGAAACATGCAATCAATGCACTCgatataaaaaattatatatattcgAGCTCTAGACTAACTTATGATCATTGGAAGTTAGCTCAAGACATGAATATCAATTAAAAAATGATTTTAC contains these protein-coding regions:
- the LOC135339373 gene encoding probable tRNA (uracil-O(2)-)-methyltransferase translates to MSWKAQSEKIVSCAATDFYSGVEVWLTRPQVINRRLLGCVEVYSSHSVEYTTTHVNDDCGASHASSDVLYGECLSSLVSCVLSDESRASSRVVVRRMLPRMRNMAESLEAVVIDEDCYTVTFCPLDEQCPAHSTIPPGSYRLQLVTAADTQIVLSTWIPPDDKLDSPTVRDSATPTNGVTTPTLEWLKAVLLPKVCQWSEENKGKSPSARRGKSLVPLSRYSQLYRELKSKYGEHLVKSWPEATDPHKFVYEDIAIASYLLVLWEVEREELGLRDKQSFVDLGCGNGLLVYLLAAEGHPGKGIDLRARKIWRMFRDKATLEVSTLTPSDETLFPNFDWLLGNHSDELTPWIPVMAGRSSYHTSYFVLPCCPHDFETRYRRRDSDRSQYRSYLDYVREIGENMGFKVQEDTMRIPSSKRVCQVGRRRSYLRTDEDEVDKKRLAYLEQRCPSRTNTSPLTSAADIDEAFSTVLHSPFQTTPPSALHIVATAESIRISASEFSDSQVELNVASAEDLSTQPVANPTIEMSSKWASGFQPRSSTEHVRNCTLVDRDIRALVVKRLTAALLETEHYLRVKCLCSVRGSTGNRVEESLLQWNVGGEVRLSRAVILLDAAVLSRLKREFGGLQTLLRNEHQVFEVYGGQVHLRNWSKLDQPVSSKRSKNPNRSKSEAILLRKTKPCWFYHHHPQGCPRLDTDCPYAHGDHELRPRPDFTIETLLSDL
- the LOC135339374 gene encoding RNA-binding protein Musashi homolog 1-like, producing MPVPAEVECPKQQNIDPAPLPQSSSEESQLEEGGSNGTASPVEGTVHGEKQQSKLFVGGLADSVNEEKLREAFKSYGIISECKVMKEIAPPHKSRGFGFVTFDGPDCLAKVLNTHKTEPIIIDNKEIDPKEAVPQKKPSNKVKRIFVGGVSSDSVNDDLKNYFEQFGKVTDYQLMYDRNTQRHRGFGFVSFETEEPAEKVCSIQYHDIKGKKVEVKVAQSKEALAMQTGKGRTNNGRNGFGNNYMYPGSFGPSQNQYYPPSPTYAPDYNMAMGGYAAPPFIYNGMRKPMRGGKSQDYPQQFPAYMYGGWAEPNRGFYGPPAYGSMPFMFRGHPGMEIIPTSGVDYMTDQFQGIALGAYPPSPMGQYPPMNHMAGGVGHVSDGNSSSSPPELSPTATSASANTYNAQVPAYTGGTGTQSSYNGTGNGSSTNY